ACAGCAACAAAATGAGTTACTCATGTAAAAACATATCACTTTTATAATACTGAAAAAAAATGTACTTTTAAAATTTCGTAATAAAAAagagtcaaaaatatttttaactaatGAAAATCGATCACAAATATCctctttttaatttaagataataagaaattatattCATCTCGCCACAATTTTAATTTGGTAACTTTCACCTTcctatttatgataaaaagttaCTCCTCCATATCATTtaacttgttatttttttaatcttaacatattaattaaaatttaatattatttgactATCAAAGAAAAGTtatgacaagtaaaataaaatgaaatcaaCATATCACCTATGTTAAGTCAAATATGAATCgataaaaatgaacggagaattaaaattttgtgcACAAAAAGCCAAGTATGTAACATAAATGTTTGTTAGAGTCAACACTTCATACTTTTTACATTGttttgtcatgtcttaattaatattttctgtCCAAATTTAGTGAGTATTAGGAGGTAGTTGTAAAGATATAACTTAACTCCCAACTCCACCGTTTTTTCCATCCCATCATTTTCATCCATTTGTAACATTGAAATAAGTcgtataaataattaattttataatatttttttaaatattattaatgtatattatcattaaaaaaaatatgtatccTTTTCTATTTTCGATTTTCTCAATCAATGTCTCATCGATCTGcttcaagttttgatatattgaacCTGATTCATGCGGCGTCCTATTCATTAAAGGAAGAATCAGTGTTTTCAAAAATGTTTTGGGGCGAGTTTTTCAGCGATTCTTGGGGCGGGGCATATCAAAAACGTCCTTGGGTGTAaattaaatacataaatttataagACGTAAGTTCTAAAATTTGAGGCGTAAGTCTCGAGCATAAAAACGTAAGTTCTGAAAGTAAAAACGTAGACCGagcatttttaatttattttttttaactttttttgctttaagtcatattttttattattgatgtaatgatatttctcaattataatactttttttacttcattattgattattaatacttatctcaaataaaaatcataatataatttctatatattatagattatttataaaaaattatttgcaaaTCATTAAAGgtttacttttacttattttattaatagtaaaactataaaattgaatatacatgagaCTATGCCCGTATATCCATGGGACTTACACCTCGTCCCGTACTATATAAAACGCCTCGTCTTACGTCCCcaccttttaaaacactgaAAAAAATCACGCGCTccttatatatacaaattaaaggtcctttttcttttcacaaCTTAGACTCGATACTTCTaagtaaaaatggagaaattcaATTCATCTTAGGCGATTATTAATGATAAGTAATAATCTTGACTTGCATTAATTAACACCCAcagttttctcttctttttgaaaaagttccttattaattatttcccCATTTCCCCACCCATAATTTCAAGCTATCTACCTCTTTTTATACtcaaaattttctcatttttatgtCAAACACACACTAAAgaatattgagaaaaaatagcactattttcttctaatttttcaAATGGATTTTTTCTCAACTTCTTCGCTTTCCCCTTATTATCATCTCATTTTCACTATTTTAGCATTTGTTATTTCTACCTTAATTTACTTGTTAaccaaaaaaaacaattcaaaaaaaCTAAGGTTACCTCCCGGTCCACCGGGATGGCCGGTAGTCGGTAACCTTTTACAAGTCGCACGATCTGGAAAACCATTTTTCCAGATCATGCGCGAACTTCGTCAGAAGTACGGTCCTATTTTTACCCTAAGAATGGGTACTAGGACCATGATCATTATAAGCAACGCGGACTTAGTCCACGAAGCATTGGTCCAAAAAGGTCAGGTTTTCGCGAGTAGACCTCGCGAAAACCCGACCAGGACCGTGTTTAGTTGTGACAAGTTTACGGTCAATGCGGCCGTATACGGGCCAGTTTGGAGGTCATTACGGAAAAATATGGTACAAAACGGGCTTAGCTCAATAAAGCTAAAAGAGTTTCGGGCCGTACGAAAAAGCGCTATGGATAAGATGATAGAGAAAATTCGGGCCGAGGCTGATGCAAATGACGGCGTAGTTTGGGTGTTGAAAAACGCCCGATTTGCCGTCTTCTGCATCCTACTCGCGATGTGTTTTGGGGTCGAGATGGACGAAAAAACGATTGAAATGATCGATCAAATGATGAAAAGTGTTTTGATTGCGCTTGATCCCAGACTGGATGATTATTTACCAATTTTAAGCCCGTTTTTCTCTAAACAAAGAAAACGGGCCATGGATGTTAGAAAACAACAAATTGAAACAATTGTGCCATTTATTGAAAAACGTAAGAAGATTCTAGAAAGTCCAGAAATTGATGAAACTGCAGCTTCATTTTCATACCTTGACACACTTTTTGATCTCAAAATTGAAGGTACGTTATCGTTTCagttatcatattatttgttaatGCTATTCGTTTTGCATGTTTGATTTTTGTTACGCGAATTGAGTGTCTCTTGAAAACAGCTAGCCTCACTACATTCATAAGGTATCACTTATGAGTAATTAAGATTGCCTACATATCATCTTCCTCGGATCCCAAACTTATGTGATTAaattgattatgttattgttattatagttttttcttttctttttaattagtttatctTAGAAAATTActtacttaaattttttaatttttctttaataaaataattttatagttgTAAAAATGTGATAGGATCGTAAGTATTATATGTGGGGGAAAAAatactttcttaaatttggtgaaatgagttgagattgTACTATATATTAAAAGTTTTGTTTATTTAGAATAACTTTCTTTCAACTATAAATTCAAGCCTTCTTATGAGAAGTGATAAGGTGTCATGCATGTGTTCGATAAATTTTTTTGACTTGaactaatttatatttaattttgatacatatatataaatcataaaattgaaaattcagTAATTCATAATGGTTAGAATTcaaaacttatatttttaagaaaagtcATTTTCACATATCAAAATTTGTGTTctaattatctttaattttgttattgtattaaaaataataattaaaacagGTAGAAATTCAGCGCCGACGAAGCCAGA
The DNA window shown above is from Solanum stenotomum isolate F172 chromosome 6, ASM1918654v1, whole genome shotgun sequence and carries:
- the LOC125867243 gene encoding cytochrome P450 77A2 → MDFFSTSSLSPYYHLIFTILAFVISTLIYLLTKKNNSKKLRLPPGPPGWPVVGNLLQVARSGKPFFQIMRELRQKYGPIFTLRMGTRTMIIISNADLVHEALVQKGQVFASRPRENPTRTVFSCDKFTVNAAVYGPVWRSLRKNMVQNGLSSIKLKEFRAVRKSAMDKMIEKIRAEADANDGVVWVLKNARFAVFCILLAMCFGVEMDEKTIEMIDQMMKSVLIALDPRLDDYLPILSPFFSKQRKRAMDVRKQQIETIVPFIEKRKKILESPEIDETAASFSYLDTLFDLKIEGRNSAPTKPELVTLCSEFLNGGTDTTATAIEWAIGRIIENPSIQSRLYEEIKNTVGENKVDEKDIEKMPYLNAVIKELLRKHPPTYMSLTHAVTEPAKLGGYDIPTDVNVEIFLPGISDDPNLWSEPEKFDPDRFFLGKEDADMTGISGVKMIPFGMGRRICPGLNMATVHVSLMLARLIQEFEWSDPENTRVDFTEKLEFTVVMKNTLRAKIKPRM